One Pongo abelii isolate AG06213 chromosome 12, NHGRI_mPonAbe1-v2.0_pri, whole genome shotgun sequence DNA segment encodes these proteins:
- the FIGLA gene encoding factor in the germline alpha, translated as MDPAPGALDPRAAPLALLGAPQAEVLEDVLREQFGPLPQLAAVCRLKRLPSGGYSSTENLQLVLERRRVANAKERERIKNLNRGFARLKALVPFLPQSRKPSKVDILKGATEYIQVLSDLLEGAKDSKKQDPDEQSCSNNTSEPHISSARQLSRNITQHISCAFGLKNEEEGPWADGGSGEPAHTCHQSVMSTTEIISPTRSLDRFPEVELLSHRLPQV; from the exons ATGGACCCCGCGCCCGGCGCCCTAGATCCCCGCGCTGCGCCGCTCGCGCTCCTGGGCGCCCCGCAAGCCGAGGTGCTGGAGGACGTGTTGCGGGAGCAGTTCGGGCCGCTGCCCCAGCTGGCCGCTGTCTGCCGGCTCAAGCGGCTGCCCTCGGGCGGCTACTCGTCCACCGAAAACCTCCAGTTGGTGCTGGAGCGGCGGCGTGTGGCCAACGCCAAGGAGCGTGAGCGG ATAAAAAATCTCAACCGTGGTTTTGCCAGATTGAAGGCACTTGTGCCATTTCTTCCCCAAAGCAGGAAGCCCAGCAAAGTTGATATCCTTAAAGGTGCAACTGAATATATACAGGTTCTCAGTGATCTTTTGGAAGGAGCCAAAGACTCAAAG AAACAAGACCCAGATGAGCAGAGCTGTAGTAACAACACTTCTGAACCACATATATCCTCGGCAAGACAGCTATCAAGAAACATCACCCAACATATCAGCTGTGCTTTCGGCTTGAAGAATGAAGAGGAAGGGCCTTGGGCAGATGGTGGCAGTGGTGAGCCGGCACATACTTGTCACCAGAGTGTGATGTCTACGACTGAAATTATCTCCCCAACCAGAAGTCTG